The Triticum urartu cultivar G1812 chromosome 5, Tu2.1, whole genome shotgun sequence genome contains the following window.
ACAATTTACGTTGTAAAACAAAATTCCGCAACGCAAACTATGTTGCAAATGTTTCTGAAACAAGATCTTTGCTACAAAATAGAAGAAGACGTTCAGTCGCTAGATTGATCAGATATGATGTCCCACGAGACGACAAATCTTTTAAAAATATCCGCATGTCGACGCGTAGCAGGCTCCAGCATTAAGAAAAGACGCGTGGCGGGAAAGGAGGAGGTTGACACAAAAAATTGGTCGACACATAGCAGGCCCCATTAAGAAGAGACACGTGGCAGAAAAGGAGAAGGTTGACACAAAAAAATTGGCAAAAATGCTACGCCTACATACAACTTCTATGTAACCTACGCAATCCCCTCCCCCACTAATCAAACTGCCCCTGCcctcccccccctcccccccctcaAGGGTGGGCCCGCGTCCCCAACTAATGGCCAATAAAAATCTGCCAAATCAGCTCATACGCAGGATACGTAACACACATTATGTAGGTTAGCATTGCTGAAAAATTGGGTACCGTCACGTGATCCCAAGCGTTTCCGAAATTTCAATTGCAGCATCAAAGTGTCCAGTTTTAGCACAACATAACTAGCTGAAACTATACGTAGCAAGGTTGAGACGGCCACTGAATCTGAATGTTTGCTTAAATAAAGACGTATTACGTGACTGGAATGAAAATACATCATCAGCGTACTTAGAAGAAGCATCTGGTCATCGATCGATCGAAATATGACTATGCAACCACTTAGATAGATAGATCACGGTGGAAACAGCACAATTTATTCTTGGCCGATGGATCGACGGCGACGTACGTACGGTACGGGGGTCGGGTGTCTCACTGCTTCTTCTGCTCctcttgctgctgctgctgctgctcggtgGGCTGGGGCTGGTAGTTCTGCCTGCGCGGGGTGGGCACCGGCAACGCCGCGGGGTAGCGGTGCgcgcagccgttccaggggttgTCGGCGTCGGGGCCGGAGTCGCGGAGCGCGCGCCAGACGACGCTGCAAGCCTTGAAGCCGGTGCCGAAGGCGAGCATCCAGAGGCGGTCGCCGGCGCGGACGCGGCGCTTGGCCTCGAAGTAGGCCAGCTCGTAGAAGACGAGGCTGCTGGAGGTGTTGCCGAAGCGGTGCAGCGTGGCGCGCGCGGGCTCCACCACCGCCGGCGCGAACCCCAGCAGCTTCGCCACCGTGTCGATCACCGCCTTGCCGCCGGAGTGGATGCACATGTGCTCGAACGCGCGCTGGAAGTCCGgcaccagcgccgccgccgccttgggGTTCCCGCCGCTGTACGCCCACGCCACCCGGTACACGTACCTGCATGCCCAACCACCACGTGCCCACGCGTCCGGTGAGACCCCATGCACCGAAAAAAGTAAATGTTTGAAGCTTCGCACCATGCCGGATCGATCTTGATGAAATTCATGTCGATGCTCCGTGGTAAACGGACATTAAACAACGACCATACAGTGTCAACAAGAATGGGAAAAAAAATGACCGTGCATGGTGCATCCATTGAAGGCCAGGCTAGAGATTCAGAGTGCTCACGTACGACTCCATTAAGTTTTGCTACTGCTGCTCTGAAGATGCATGTGGGGTGTGGGTGTGGGTGTGCTACGCTTGCTATAGAAAACCTCAAGTACGTACTAGCAAGTATACGCCATTAATTAAGTTTGAAGCTATGCCTCATATGCCGAAACCAAAAGTCAAGTCCACATCTATACGTGTGTGCAGAATACCGCAGTAGTACTGTCTATGCAATTCAGGAAATGGAAAGCATCGTCCCAAAGCTCGGAAACTAAATTTAGGCCATAGCGCCAAAATCAGCAAGGAAATTAAAACCCTAAAAAAATCAAGTTTAGGCTATTTCTTCATTCGACAAACGCCAACTAAGCAATATAGGTCGAAATCAGTTCTTACTAATAGAACGAGAAAATGAGATATCTTCTACTACTCTTTTCTCTATCTTGTTTCCATCCGAATGCTTTTTTACTTTGGCACAATACAACGACATAACAACTAATTACCCAAGCGTCGCAACAAGGACGTACATATTCTAGTGGTTCAACATTAATCATGTCCGACATAAATCTTACACTCGTCATATTGATAAGATCTGGTTTGAGTATGGGTGGGTGAGGCAAAGGAAAGTTCTATTTTAGGTGAGGTTTTAGTAAGATTTGATTAGATTTGGGGGGAAGGCAAGGAAAATTTTGATTTATTTGAGGTTTTGATAAAATTTGATTTAATTAGATTGAATTAATGCACGACGCAGGGAGGGGGATCGAGGGGGAGGGAGTTGAACGTACCAACATTACAATTTCCAACTCATCTTTAATAGTGAAGATGTTTTTATCCGTGGTTATGTACATCAATCAATGCACATGCCAGTGACATCCCTTTTTCGAAAAAAAAGAAGAGGTCCCTGTTTCTTTATGAGGATCTCTAAGCTAGATGCCTAGAGGACTTTATTTTTTGCCCCAGCAACTGCATCCATGATTGAAAAAGTAACCCGACTATATGGTCCCATGATTGATCTTCTTAAGTTTCCCATGTTCTTTTGTTGCACAATGTTTCAACATGTAGTAGTAATTCGTTCCACAATGTAGACTCTAGCGACTAATTAAAGTGTAAAATGCCAATGTCATAGTCTTTAGTGATTCTACAACTTAAGTAGATCCACCCGCAAAAAAAAATACACCTTAAGAAGATCAATGGATACTAAGGTTATAGGCTCAACTCTTAATGGATAAGTGAGGGTGTAAATAGAGGCAACATCACCAAAAATGCAATGAGAGTGTTTAAAACGACCTACATTTTGGTTAACCTTGACAAACCTAAAAAGAATTACGTTTTGGGTGCGACTATAAGCCATGATGCCGTGGAGAAACACCCCTGATTTTTGGCCGCGTACTGTTTGTCGATGCTTGTTCGGTCATTCCTCACAAGGTCGATACATCCAATAGTTTTATGTTGCACAAAATTTTTGCGCGCATCTTTAGATCTAGAAACGTGAAACTGCCAAGAATGTACATTTGCAAATGAAAAATTACAAAGTTTCAATAATATGCAACCATCAAGTTAAGTTTGATATAAAAATATGGTTAGTCACTTACTACCTCTGTAACAGAGGTATTAGGGACACTGCCGAGCTCATATTGAATTTGTTAAAAAGAAAAAGGAACTCGTACTGAACAGTGAttttttttcctcttcttctcttcttctaaAAAGAGCATATGCATTAGATCATGGGTGGATTTTATTTCAAGGCAGGTAGAAATTAATACTGACGTAGGAGCATTGCTGTGTTTAGGTGAAAAGTTGTTTATACAGTGGCAGTGTTGCAGCGATACCACAGTAGTAATAAAGTTTTACTGGCCCCTGGAAAAATATGGACGGTGCAGTAGATATGTTAAATGCGCGCGCAGAGGTGGGAAGCGTCGCGACGTGGTAGCACGTACGGTACCTGAGCAGCTCCGAGACAGGGAGCACGTAGGGCGCGAGTGTGGCGATGTGGCTGCGGAGGCCGGCGCCGGCGACGCGCACGAGGTCCTTGGTGAGCGCCACGCCCACGCCGCCGTCCTCGTCCTCCATCTGCACGGCGGCGTTGTACGCCGCGTCGTCGGCGCCGTGGTGCGTCCGCAGCGTGCGCATCAGCTCGTACTTGGCGTCGGCCCGGCGCGCGGGCACGTCGGTGACGAGCGCCGCCGCGCTGCCGACGCGGAAGATGCAGTTGGTCACCAGCATGTGCTTGTTGTTGCCGAAGTACCAGTTGAGGCTGGTGTTCTCCGTCACCACCACCAGCGCGTACCCCGGGCGGCGTTGCACGCGCAGCTGGCGCGCCGCCATGTCGATGCCCACCGTGCCGGCGCTGCACCCCATCCCGGCGAAGCTGTACACCTTGACGTCGTCCCTCATCTTGAAGCGGCGCACGATCATGGACGCCAGCGACGGCTGCGGGGAGAACATGGAGCAGGCGACGATGAGGACGCTGACGTCGCGCGGGGAGACGTCGGACTTGGCCAGCAGCTGGGACACCACGGTGAAGAGGCCCTCCTCGGCCTCCTGGATGGCGAAGGCCAGCGTCTTCTCGAACTTGCCGGAGAAGATGAAGGGCGGCGCGAAGGTCTCCTGCCCGAGGCCGGACTTGCGGAAGATGAGCCGCATGAAGTCGGCGGTCTCGTCGGTGTAGCGCTTGGAGCGGAGGCCGAAGTACTCGCACACCTCCAGGTTGCACTGCCGGTCCGCGTCCGGAAGGTGGCAACTGTAGTTGAGCAGGTACACCGGCCGCTGCCGCCGAAGAAGGCGCCGGAAGACGGTGACGACGAAGGCGAGCGCCGAGGCCACGAGTGGCACGAGTGTGTGGAGTGGGAGGGCGCGGAACGACGACACGGCCGCGGCCATGGACGACGACATGGCCGAGAGCTAGAGGCGCGGCGTGGTAGGGACTAGGAAAGGACTCTGCTCGCAGGCTTTGGGTTTTGGAGTGAAACAACATCTCTTGTATTTATAGGCAACAAGCCAAAACCCATAGCATGGCAAGTGTAGTGTACTAGTGTAGacgcatatatatacttggtgtATTAGACCATATATATATGCAACTAGAATACAATCTGGATTTTAGGTGAATAGTTCCGTCCCCTGTTGGTGTCCATGGCGGATACCACGCCCAGTTGGTGTTCGGTGAAATGCTAGCGAGCTTATTCTGGATCACTTAGATCTGTCCTTGAAAAGGTACACTTAGAAGCGGCTCTAAATTCTGGATCACTTGGACCCTGTCCCATTTCGGTGATGACATGGGCATATCCTAACTATTTTTCCTATCCATGCAGTAATCCCACATTAGCAAGTCATGCATGTTAGACATAATCTTTTTTCACTTATATATCCATGTAATCATGCCACATCAGCAACTCATACTTGTCCGCCCTAAGTTATGCTTTTGCATTAATTTTTGTGTTGTCATGGATAATATATATGCTGGAGTCTTGGAGCATACCTTTGTTGTTCACGCTTCAATATTCTTGAGAATTTGATTCCATCAACTTAAAAAAAAGGTTCTTATACATCATTCTGCTGCATGCTTCCTATGTCTTACTGTTTTTTTTGCCTTTGCATTAGTCTTACTTATTTTTATAGCATCAATTTATGCATTTATTTTACGAAAAcactaacgcccacacgtgtgggcacTAGCCAACTCAACCACACGACTCCATCTCCGTTCAACAGTTTCTGCACGAATCTTGGCACGTTTTGGGTGATTTTGTGTGCCACATAGGACAACTCGCGTGTGTGGTGTGTGAGAGGGTTCGCCCACACGCCGGTTTCCTCTCCGTGGTCAACGGTTGCCACTCGGGGGCCTCTGGTGGAACTGCTTAGCGCCCGCACGACTCGCCCGGCTGCGGTTGCCGTCAACCACGTCTCGCACTTTGCCCCCCTTCCTTCACGGTTCCATTTACTCGCTCCACTTCATTACTCACCCAACCCACCGCACAGTTCATTCGATTGGAAGAGAAGCCGAGAGGAgaaggcggaggcggaggcggaagAGTCGACGGCATTCGCGGCCGTCGGTGGGACTCGCCGGACCGGAGCGTCTTCGCCGGAGTGCCTGCAGATTGAAGGTAACGCTCCTTCACACGCTCACATTCCTTTGCCTGCATTCCCCCATCTCGTCCGTGGACAATGTTCCGCTCGAGATTCATCAAGATTCCGGTGGATTCGCGGTGCTCCGGTGTTCCAGTCGGTGGCGGAGTCCCGTGCTTGCCGTTTTGGGTGGTATCGCGTAGTTTCGTCGCCGCCACCGTGGCAGTCAGACCGGTATGGCTCGGCCTGTCCACAGCCACATCCTGGTTCTGCGTTGCGATTGAGCCGACGTTTAGTTGTTGCTAGTTATGTATTGCATCGAAATGCTATTTGCGATCACTGGGGGAAGTTTTTCATTGTTGAATTTGAGGTTATGATAGTTGCTAATGAACCCTAGATCTAGGTAGTTGTATTTTCAAAGTGCAGTATGAAGGCAGGCATGGCAGTTTCAGCAATTATCTGCACTGGATGGCAACTAATTTCTGATCAACTGTGTCATTTGCCACAAATATGCTTTCCATGTGGCAACTATTTTTGTGAACACACTATGGCCGTTGCCATGCTGCAAGTGTAGTATGAAGGTAGCCATGACAGTTTTCAGCAACTATATGCAATGGATGCCAACTAATTTCCTGATCAATTGTGTCAGTTGCCATCAAATATGCTTTATATGTGGCAAATTTTTTTGTGAGCACACTATGGCTGCTGACATGCTGTAGGCAGCATAATGTGGCAACTTTGCTATACTGTAGATTCAATTTTTGTGTTTTTAGCAATGCTGATTAGTGATATCTGAACGTATTTGGCTGTATTACACGACAACTCATTTTTAATATGAGGCCAGTGTGTGAATTGCCACATTACAGGTTGTCTAGTGGATGTTGTCAGCACTTTTTGAATTGTCTTCCATCTTAACATGGAAATTTCAACCTAGTACATTTTTCCTTTGAACATATGACAACTCATTTTTTATATGAGGACAGCGTGTGAGTTGCCACATTACATGTCTACATAGTGGAAGGTGTGCTCATTTTCTTTGTACTGTCTTGTGCTAACATGGCAACTTGAACATTTTTGTGTAAGTGCCTTATGATTTGTACATTTTTTCAAGTAGAGCCAATGTGTTTAGTTGCCACTTTTCTTGTTGGACAATCATAGGGGGGTGTGGGTATTCCTATGATATTGCCTAGTCTTTTTGTCACTTTTTCAATTTGAGGCATGTGACAAGTACATTCTGTTAGGTGGCAACTGCTTCATTCATAAGTTCATTTCACCCTGACATTTTGATTTTGTTCTTATCTCAGCACAATGGCTCGCAACGACCATCAAGACGATGATGATGACTTCATGGAGTTACCGCAACAGAATCGCGCAACTGGATGGACAAAAGATGGCGATGAGGTAACTTTCCACCCCCCCATATGTTTTTGAATGTCACATTGAGTTTGCAATCGTCTGTTAGGAACTAAATTTTCATGATACTGAAACATGGCAACAAATCATCATTTTTCTGTTATGCAGAAGAAGAAACATTGTCGCAATAGGGCTTCGCAAGAATGCCTGACCATAATGACCGAGGGCTTTACTGACGAGCAGAAGGGAGCTGCTGCTGAGATGGGGATGCAAGCTCTGATGGATGTTCGGTGCAAGAACCTAGTAAACCCTGTATGTGACTGGCTCGGTGAGACTTACGATCCTGCCTCCAGGGAATTTGTTATTCCGGGACGTGGAAGACTGCCATTTGATGAGGAATCAGCGTTCTTCACTATGGGTGTGCCCCGTGGAGAAATCAAAGTCCCGTATGAGGTCAATAATAAGATTGAGAAAATGTTGTTTGCCCGTTTGTTTCCTGGGATGGCATCCATGCCGAACACGACTGTGCTGGCAACTTCGCTGGAGGGCATGAAAACTCATGGCGAGGTTTTTAAGATGAAGCTCCTGATGTACCTGATATCAGCTGTTTTTGCGCCTACCACTTCTCTTTGCTCAAGCAACAAGTGCTTCCCCATCCTGGTGAATGATCTATCTCTACTCATTTCTTCCTTCAATCTATTGAATCTGATGTCGTCTGTAAGCTAGTCACTGCCAGTTTTTTGATGTTTTCCTCATTTTTGAATGCTGATGTGGCAACTTCTTGTCCTGAAATTTATGTCGTGTAGGAGAAGCTGAAAGACATGAAAAACATGAATTGGTGTAAATTCATTGCGGACTTCCTACATGACGCACTCTCAAACAAGATGTTCCAGAAGGGTTGTCGACTCCATTTAATGGTATTTTTTCCGTAGTCCTTTTTGCAAACACTCTTACCATGTTGAATGTTTTCCCAAATAAAACATGTGAGTTGTTGATTAGTGTGAACCGTACAAGATCATGCATGGAAACCCGTTTTGTTTTTTATGTGATTTTTGTTTACGTGTGAAGGCGACTTCTGTTTGATCCATGGCATCCGTGGTTGCTGCCTTCAATGCAATAGCATTTTtcaacaacacacacacaaaaaaattTCATTTCATACATCCACTCTCTGTTTCATACAATATGCATGGCAACCATGATGTTAACCTTCTGGCAAGTATCATTATAACAGGGTGGCAACTGCCAGCATAGCATGTGGCAACTAACACATGACAACTGGATTTGCTGCACTACGTCACTtatattttgttgccatgttgcATTTTTCCATTCGGCAAgcacatggcaactgcagttcaacccacatggcaactgtagttgttgccacatggcaactgtagttgtcAACACAGATAGATGGCACCTCTTCATTTTTTCATCCCATTCAACTTGATGACTAAAGGAATATGCATTATCTACTCTTTTTCAACATAGGGTGATGGCAACTGACATATTGTTCTTTCAAATTGTGTACACCAGCTCATGTACGTGGATCGTCTTGATCTATCCACCGTTGATTTTACTGGGATAGGAGGCCCGCCACCTGCACATAAGTTTGTTGTCTCGGCGTGGACGTACAATGCTGTCAAGGCTGTGCTCGTCGCAGACAAGATAACTGATACGAAATATGGGAAACTACAGGTTAGTTCTGCCTCCTTTCTTTTTGCACGGCATTTTTCAATTTTTGATGCTGCATAACATATGAAAAAATACCCCATACGGCAACCATCTTGCGGCTAACAAGAGATGAATACCTTGTTAGCCATGTCTGTCTACGCATGCCACCCATGTTTGACGCCACATGGCAACTCCGCCATCCGTGTTGAAACTTCTATTATATCCCTCTTTTTTGCAATACATGAACCGTTAGTTAGTGTTCCTTATTCTCTCTCTTACATCCTAGCTGTTTTTCATTATTTCCAGCTGATGGCCAAGCATGCTATAGACTACAGTGTGTTTGGTGGGCCACAAAACTTTGACAAGTGGATGGATGTGCACTCAGCTCTATCTTGTCCTGCTGAGGTAATCACggacttttatttttgttttttcaagttgtttttctctttcttattTTCTTTGTTGATATATCTCTATGGTTGTTTTGGTTTCTTTTGATCTTGCGCACGTGCCTCTAATATGGTTTGTTACTGTCACTTTCTTGTTTCGTGCGCAGGTGAGGGCACCTGTTGAGCATCTAATTGAGCAGTTTGCTTCCGGAATGACCGGCTTGCTTGGGAAGTTGGTTGAGGGTTGGACGTCCCTTAATGGCTCGGACAGCGACGCGGTTGCGAGGCAGTTCACTCCATTCGTTGCAGAACGGACACATCGGCCAACCGATTGCCGTGGCCGGTACGACTACAACAGCTCTCAGGAGCTTCCTGACACGCAAGATGATCTAGATGGAGATGATGGTATCGACAAGGATGATGGCGATAACATGGAGGACGTGCAACATGACCccgatgacgatgaagatgttGAAGTTCGTGCAGGCGGTAAGAAGGACAAGGCTGCACCAGATGCCCCCCCCCCGGAGAATGTCAAAGACCGGACAGTTGCAAGAGACAAGGTGGTGTCGCCCTCAAAGAGGGGCAGGGCTCCAGAGGATGTTGGGCAGGGCTCTGCTGGCAAGAGGTCTAGGACCGATCCCTTAGCTGCTAGGAGGAGGTTCTACATCTATTTACTGTTTTGTTTGTCTCTCCTTTTTAAAATACCGACCCTTTTTTTCATTTGTTTGCTGAGCATGGCAACGATTTTCATGTCTGGCACTTGCTACATTTTTTTGCCATCTCTTTATACATGTAGTGAGGCGACAACTGGTGGACGAGCAGTTATGAAGAAACAAGCTCCAACGCCAACCCGTGTTTCTTCCCGATTGAACAAGGGTGCCCCCATTGCTGGTGACACCCCTTCCATTAGGTCGTCTCCTCGTACAACGACGTCCAACACCGGGGATCCTGTCGTATTGGCAAATGTGAGGAAGACAGTCAAGAAGTAGGTTATCCCTATTTTTTCATTGTCATAGTGCTACATTTTTGCCTGGTGCATTGTACATAATATACACCCTTTTTCAGTGGCAACTGTTGTTCTCTCATGATCTTTTTTACTACATGTCATCTCATGTTTGTTCTGCATGGCAACTGCTAGCTAGGCCACATGGCAATTCTTATTCCACTTACATGGCAACTACTAGCTAGGCCACCTGGCAATTCTTATTCCACTTACATGGCAATTCTTATTCTACATTGTCTTATGTGCTCATCCCATACCTAGTTCTGAAATGACAGCTCTAGCACATCACACATTTTTTCATTTTTCAAGATGGCTACCATGGCAACTATTTTGTTTAATTTTTAACAATGTTCACGTGCTTTTTTGCAGGGTGAAGAAGACTACCACACGCGTGACCAAGCAGAACCCCAGAGACCCACTCGAACGCATACACTCAAAGCTGTCGACAGGTGGCAACTCAGATTCTCATGAGGCGCGAGTCGACAAAGCTGCTGCTGCACCGTCCACTGCTCCCACTAGCTCTGATGCAAGCAGCCGACCATCTCCACCGGTTGCATATGTGTAGGATACAACAACAGGCATCCGTACATCTGGGAGTGATGAGTCCGTATCTGCCAGGACTGCCGAGATATTGCCCACTCTGCTAGCAATGAAGGATGCTGCTGTGAGCCACGCCACCCGATCAGCAAGTGTTGAAGTGGACGCCCCCGAGATCAACCTAAGCAAGGAAGATTCCTCCTCATCTGATACGGATTCCAAGCGCGTGGCTGATGGCACTTCTGCATCCACGAAAGAAGGGGCTGAGGCGACAGTTCAGACTGATATGCCATCCACAGGTGAGAGTCTTGGCACAACAGCTCCAACTTCTGGTGTTCCAGAGGTTGCTAAGGCGACCGTAT
Protein-coding sequences here:
- the LOC125509131 gene encoding 3-ketoacyl-CoA synthase 17-like, whose protein sequence is MSSSMAAAVSSFRALPLHTLVPLVASALAFVVTVFRRLLRRQRPVYLLNYSCHLPDADRQCNLEVCEYFGLRSKRYTDETADFMRLIFRKSGLGQETFAPPFIFSGKFEKTLAFAIQEAEEGLFTVVSQLLAKSDVSPRDVSVLIVACSMFSPQPSLASMIVRRFKMRDDVKVYSFAGMGCSAGTVGIDMAARQLRVQRRPGYALVVVTENTSLNWYFGNNKHMLVTNCIFRVGSAAALVTDVPARRADAKYELMRTLRTHHGADDAAYNAAVQMEDEDGGVGVALTKDLVRVAGAGLRSHIATLAPYVLPVSELLRYVYRVAWAYSGGNPKAAAALVPDFQRAFEHMCIHSGGKAVIDTVAKLLGFAPAVVEPARATLHRFGNTSSSLVFYELAYFEAKRRVRAGDRLWMLAFGTGFKACSVVWRALRDSGPDADNPWNGCAHRYPAALPVPTPRRQNYQPQPTEQQQQQQEEQKKQ